The following are from one region of the Primulina eburnea isolate SZY01 chromosome 17, ASM2296580v1, whole genome shotgun sequence genome:
- the LOC140818795 gene encoding uncharacterized protein, whose translation MSSQIDTTLNSKEHKHSSHDHPLIYVDEENPKAYCSACGVAIISSPSYTCSQGCNFFLHQPCTELLQSAELEFGGNPYDISLLAKPPNDNCKCEKCGNLCKNFTYKCCLRSIKGYGTLHEFYLHCQCAFPLEINIKHISHHEHPLMAMCKEASLVCDACGRKQDGIFFSCQKCSFYIHQDCCSVPTVINIEHHPHPLFILYSLRSFKFRTNRKCLLCNDEVSLTLGAFVCGWCTSVAHIHCAVSAVENTDIVQSSIHLPSRPDTFSSLINRAILQNREDDGIEDVKSNIEKYHTDHSSWNFHNRESDDIELVCNACILPIISPPPSYYSCPNPQCFFLLHQSCANLPLVVKTYERDPFHLVSKSRDFCSVFFCYICDKSCNGFGYATGTYIYYMDVQCATSPNIVKHESHPQHLLTLSSYIRINFCCCDRSYFTASYSCGICRHHIHPSCAFLPKTVENKFDGHPLDLIYNLAVQIPQEEEENHYLCEFCEEDINTNFWFYYCGKCDHSSHINCIPSTGKLSKIKFGYNIDLPRHVHDHPVTLTRMLTMGSQRCGYCKDMIPGFVDDMAFHCSKCDFWIHFKCAGTFSGKQIIYYD comes from the exons ATGTCCTCACAAATCGACACAACACTCAACAGTAAAGAACATAAACATTCTAGCCATGATCATCCACTGATATATGTTGACGAAGAAAATCCCAAGGCGTATTGCAGTGCGTGTGGGGTGGCAATAATATCAAGTCCTTCTTATACATGTAGCCAAGGTTGCAATTTTTTTCTGCACCAACCTTGCACAGAATTGCTCCAATCAGCAGAACTTGAATTTGGCGGAAATCCCTATGATATTAGTTTACTAGCAAAGCCACCTAATGACAATTGCAAATGTGAGAAATGTGGGAACTTGTGTAAGAACTTTACTTATAAATGCTGCTTGCGGTCCATTAAAGGATATGGTACTCTGCATGAGTTTTATCTGCACTGCCAATGTGCTTTTCCTTTGGAGATAAACATAAAACACATTAGCCATCATGAGCACCCATTGATGGCAATGTGTAAGGAAGCATCATTGGTATGTGATGCATGTGGGAGGAAGCAAGACGGGATATTTTTCTCTTGTCAAAAGTGTAGTTTTTATATTCATCAGGATTGTTGCTCAGTACCTACCGTCATAAATATCGAGCATCATCCTCACCCTCTCTTTATCCTTTATTCCCTTCGTAGTTTCAAATTTCGGACCAATAGGAAATGCCTATTATGCAACGATGAGGTATCATTGACCCTTGGTGCTTTTGTTTGTGGATGGTGTACCAGTGTAGCTCATATACATTGTGCAGTGTCAGCGGTGGAGAACACAG ATATAGTTCAATCATCCATTCATCTTCCAAGTAGGCCTGATACATTTTCAAGTTTGATAAATCGTGCAATACTCCAGAACAGAGAGGATGATGGAATTGAAGATGTGAAATCGAATATTGAGAAATACCACACTGACCATTCTTCTTGGAACTTTCACAACAGAGAGAGTGATGATATTGAGTTAGTATGCAACGCATGTATTCTACCCATAATCTCACCTCCTCCTTCTTACTATAGTTGCCCCAACCCTCAATGTTTTTTCCTCCTCCATCAATCTTGTGCAAATTTACCCCTAGTTGTCAAGACTTATGAGAGGGATCCATTTCATCTTGTATCAAAATCACGTGATTTCTGTTCCGTGTTTTTTTGTTACATATGTGATAAATCCTGCAATGGATTTGGATACGCAACCGGTACTTATATATATTACATGGATGTTCAATGTGCGACTTCTCCGAACATCGTCAAACATGAATCACACCCCCAACACCTTCTCACTTTGTCTTCCTATATCCGTATAAACTTTTGCTGCTGTGATCGTTCTTACTTTACTGCCTCTTACTCTTGTGGAATTTGTCGTCACCATATTCACCCGAGTTGTGCCTTTTTACCGAAAACAGTTGAGAACAAATTTGATGGACATCCACTTGACCTCATTTACAACCTTGCAGTTCAAATCCcacaagaagaagaagagaaCCACTACCTATGTGAGTTTTGTGAAGAAGACATCAATACAAATTTCTGGTTTTATTATTGTGGCAAATGTGATCATTCATCTCATATTAACTGTATTCCTTCAACTGGTAAGTTGTCGAAGATCAAGTTCGGATACAATATCGATTTGCCAAGACACGTTCATGATCATCCGGTGACTCTGACTCGTATGCTTACTATGGGAAGCCAAAGGTGTGGGTATTGCAAGGATATGATTCCTGGTTTCGTAGATGATATGGCTTTTCATTGCTCAAAGTGTGACTTTTGGATCCATTTTAAATGCGCGGGAACATTTTCTGGTAAACAAATAATATACTACGATTAA